GTGCTTGGAGTTGTAGTGCTTGGAGCATGCATGAGAGGGGAAAGaacaaaattaatgtaattccctttttaacaaaataacgGAAAGCCTATTAACAATAAGTGAAGCTAGGCACACGTACATGGATCGACACACATCCATTACATATGGCTAGCTTGCTGCAATTAGGCAAACAAAATGTTTTGTTGTTCATTGTTCATCTAGTAGTAAtgtattctttttcttcttttcgttAACGTACATACGTCcactttttctctttaaaactACATGAAACTGTAGCTGCAATATTCGTTTATTTTGACAGATGAGAGAAGATGTtcagttgagataaaaattaaaaattgaataaaatagtgttaaaatatatttttttaatattatatttattttagaatttgaaaaaattaaattatttattttattttatataaaaattaaaaaaattataatgataaaatgagataagatgaaaatgattataaaaacaaacgaaactaATTTCAAACAACGTATAATAAGGGCTGCAGTGATATTGATATTGGAAGCAATGGAACCTTCCCAATAGGGTGTCTTTGGACactagatgagttgagatgattaatatcttatcttatttcaaaatttttcataattttattttcaaatatcatttaaatataaaataaatttcaattttaaatatttaatttttttatctaatcgttacaatttttttaaattcaaaatataaaaaataatataacttttcaaattttcaaataaaaataatatttaaataatttattaactttataatatttttatttaaatttttatattttcttttttaaaatttaataaatatccTAACACAaatcactttattattattcacacgttattttttcaatccataaatattttgacataTTCTAAACGAATCCTAAATGTCACTTCTTCTATACATGTACGGCACGTACGATGCGTACGTCCTAATCAATATCTTTGTTTGCCAGACATGAATACCTTTCGATGCTTGAACTGTAAGTTTGAATTTCTTGACCTTGACAACCACAACCACAGCCACACATTCTGTCATTACGCGTTTAATGTCTATTCGTCCACCTTCGCCTCTAAGCTCCCCATTGGCAACTTCCGTGAAAATTCTCGTACGTGCATGCTTCTTTTGTACTCATCCGGCATGACaatgattaatattaatatataatataacggGAAGTTTTAAGTAAGAAGTCCATGCATCGAATATCTTGTCCTCTAAGTTTCTCGTCAGTCGATTAttcgttaaaaataaaatacatactTATAACGAGTTATTTgtaatgaaattaattatttataatgagaatAATTCATTTTGGCATGATCtaatgatttatatagaaaataattaataataaataaacaatttttttttataatattttatgcatGTTTAAGAAAGTCTATCGTggaagagtaatattagaaaaaagttattataacagtgcatattttacatttaCTGTGTGGCTGCTTTTAGTTGATTATTCTCAACACTCTAGATGATGCCATATCATATGTGTAAAATGAATGTtcctaataataaattctatctatatttattcattttggaAATATgtacaagtttgtttttttttgtttaatttatgaCTTGGTATATTGTAAGTAATATTAGGTAAGTACTACTCTTATATATGTAGATTACTCGGCAGCTTCTTATGCCATTAAATTTGACCACCCCAACGGATCGGAGTATTCGATTATACAAGGTACTCTTACTTGTAGAGGTAGCTTTCGAGCTGGCCGGCCTCATTTCTATCTTATAAGCACCTGCTACGCACTTTCCAAAGAGTCTCCCCGCAAGTTTTGTCGCCTAGAAGCTGCAAAtcggaattaattaattaggacaAAAAATGATCTTGTGGGCGCTACGCGTTCGATCCTCATATAAGAtagatattctttttttatatccCCTTCACATGACATGACATGCACAAGCTAGTTAGGATTAAGGAAAGACGAACGCTCCTCAAATCCCTCAGCTGTCTATATATATGACCGTTTGCATGGTTTCTCTCCATCGTCACTCACATTATATAGTTCCGTAAACAAATTAAGCCTTAAAGATTTCTCGACTCCCAACATGTCGGTACGAAATCTCTCTTTATAAAGTAATCTCATCTTTTCGATTCGATCTGTTTgtctagcatgcatgcatgcatgcgcccGGTTTTTCTGATCTCTCTGTATGTGTCATGAAGATCAGTTTTATATCTCCTTACTATAGCCCCATCATGATCCATAATACGAAGTTTTCTTTCATGCACGAAAACCTCCCATTTCATCGTATTCGTTAGATTATGTGCAACACAAAGATTTTGACCTTTTTAAATCTTCTTAACACTAGTAGATGATCATATCATCAGTAGTATAGGAGGTGCAGCAACTCAGGGATCATCCAATTCCTTGTATCGAGTAAAACTAgttttgtacatatatatatatatataggatataaTTGTTTGTGCCCAAAGAAGCCTTTTATCGAATAAAACTAGTTTAATTTGCACACAACTCAAGCAGTTGATGAGATGCCGGCCATGAGGTATTGGCATGGCTGTTGTAGAAAATccgtttctttttttctttttctgaaaacaaaaacTGTATATGCAAGCCTTCACAATGGTGCGGCTCGTTCATGTGATGGTTGGCTTTATGCATATACGAGGTCCCATTTCTAAAGTTGGTTCTGTTCTTTTCAGATAGTGGAGATGATAGTTCACATGGACTGTACCGGTTGCGAAAGAAAGATAAAGAAAGCTCTCCGGAAACTTGATGGTACGTAcgaagttttatatatatatatatcatatatatcatatatccgaatcttgtttttattttattactcgAATTTGGTTAGAAACAAGATCGTAAAAATCGAAATCGACGTACGCATTCTCAATCCATTAGGCAACAAGCTGTCATGACATGATGATGGCAGCTTGTCTCCCATGCGACCCCCACACGCAtgatatatgcatatatacgtGATACATATATCTGTAAGTACGTCTCTGCATCTGACGTAGTCACATCGAAAGGAATTGGTCGCAATTTTCGTGAAAGATGCGTTAATTCCTCGTCTAATCATTGCATTGTTTTCTGACTTGGACCACGGCTAGTTAGCTGTATCAAGATCtatgaaaaaagaaactagAAAGCGTACATTAATGACTTTTTCCTTAATGAGGAAggcttaatataatataatatatatatatatatatatatatatataatgataacgTATGATCAGGAAATGCACGAGTATATATCATCATGTGTATTACATATGTTTTTGGTtagaaatttacaatatttttctttaataaatcaTGTGTGTGTATGATATTTCAGGAGTTAATGAAGTTGATATAGACATGGTCACGCAAAAGGTGACTGTCATGGGATGGATAGACCAGGACAAAGTTTTGAAGACAGTGAGGAAGACAGGACGGAGAGCCGATCTATGGCCATATCCTCACGACCCAGACTACTACAACATTATCAGCCATTACTACCATCAGAATCGGCCACTGGTCTACAATACATCTCACTCCAGTACCTCTTATTCCTACGATGATTATATGCACGGCTACGACAACCGAGGTTACGTTTCTTATCAGCAGCCGTCATACCCGACCACCTACGATAAGGATTGGCCGCAAGCCACCACCATGTTCAATGATGATAATCCCCACGCTTGTTCTATAATGTAACGTGATAACATATTAAGATATTCTTTGTCGTATTTTTGTACCATCTTCCTCCTTGtttttgtatattaattttttaagaaaaggaaGAGTACTAAAGTATCAATGTTGATCCATCCTTCATGGaactatatataatctacttCAAGTAAATATAATAATGTAAATCAAAGTGTATTTAGAGACTAGTATTTTAATCTTGTGGGGGGGTCTCTCAGCGATCCCTCCTTGCATCTACACTTTTGTTTAGCTGCTAGATAGCTGGGTTGCGCATGCATGAGATATAGATGCATGCGAACGTTTAACCCCCATTTAATTTGATTCGGTTTAATTCAATTAAACAAAAACTTAGGAAAGAGCTGATTAAactgaataatatttttctcttaaaaatctCTACcgataaaaagattataaaataggATAGGATAATACTATATAACTATTTGAAagtatataaaatcatgtcagtaCATATGAAAATCATGTAGATAATTAGCATATTAGACGCACAAATTTTAGTATAAGTTAAATTAGATAGCACAATTATGGAATGTTGCAACCGGCCTATTTTAATTTAGACCCAAGCCCAGGAAGAAGCAAAAACGGCATTGTTTGGTAAAATACTACTAATCCCTCTCTTTCCTTCCCACCACGACGGTTTCCTCCAAGCTccccccttccttccttctctCCTCCCCGTTATCACCTCCCCCATGTCTTTTCAGTTAATCCCCCACCCCCACCGATCTCCCTTTCTATATCTTTCGCTCCGGCCTCTCTttcttgttctctctctctctctctttcactctctttctGACTTCTGCTCTGCACCTAAACCCTAACCAGCCCCATGCACCTTCAGGCCACAGCACCCAAAGCTATCGGGCAGCACACGTCGAAAGCCACATAGCACGTTGCAGTCTCCATCATGAAGCACCCCATCGTGGCTTCTTCCCTTCTGTCGCTGCCCAGAGGCACCTCGTTCCGCCTCTGCTCCAAACCAGATGCTCCTCCCACATTCGCCAACCCAACGCCGAAGCCATGCACTACCCAGCAAGGCACCATA
This genomic interval from Juglans regia cultivar Chandler chromosome 3, Walnut 2.0, whole genome shotgun sequence contains the following:
- the LOC109004390 gene encoding heavy metal-associated isoprenylated plant protein 28-like, whose translation is MSIVEMIVHMDCTGCERKIKKALRKLDGVNEVDIDMVTQKVTVMGWIDQDKVLKTVRKTGRRADLWPYPHDPDYYNIISHYYHQNRPLVYNTSHSSTSYSYDDYMHGYDNRGYVSYQQPSYPTTYDKDWPQATTMFNDDNPHACSIM